From the Coffea eugenioides isolate CCC68of chromosome 1, Ceug_1.0, whole genome shotgun sequence genome, the window ATAATTTCTCAAAGTGCCAGCTTACTATATTTTAAACAATCTCAGAGATTTTTCAGAAGCCATGATAAAGCTGCTCAACTTACAGTCTCCAGCTGTAGGAAAAGGCATGGCGAagctttttcttttgattttggaGATTAAAATGGAGGCTGATTCTGGTCTTCCCCTGCAGGACATCAAATTCAGCTTGCTCCCAGATATACTGCAAGAAGTTCATAGCATAATCTTCGtcaaatcaagaataaaaacCAAGTTCACAACATAATCTTTGGAAAGGAAGCAAAATAAATAGTGCAGAGTAGAACTGCCAAATGCTGAGACCTTGTTTCCTCAGTCCTGTAAAACTAATTGATTCGCAGAAATTAATATAAACAAAATGCTTGGTGTGTGCAATACAACTAGTGTAAATTTGAGCATGGAGCTTCGGCTTGCGACACATATTTGGATGTCTGATCATTCATACAAAAATGAAATAACCATATAATTATATCAGGAATATTATTACTAGAAGAGGAGGCATCAAAATCAAAGGAGATTGACCACATCACAACAAGCACAATGATATTTCGTTTCATTTGTCACATCCAATATGGTGCAGTCAATAATTGGCAACTCAGCTATCTTTGACTCCCCCATGGAAGTAAATAATGAGATAGCTAAGAGTAAAACTACAATATCAATGGTACAGTATATAGTACTATTGGTACTTCCTGTGGCTGCATATTTGCCCAGCCTGTGGAATTAGATGATTCCACAGAAGAGGCTTCAGTTAGGTTTTTGTTTCTATTGACAAGTAACTAGCTTCAGATAGATAAGATGCATGACTGAGGCAAAGCAACAAAAATAGCAGACAACATTCAATGGTGCTCTCAAAAGGCTACCATGACTCCCACCACGAGATTTTGGGAAATGGTATAATGCCGAAAATATCACCAATAACATCAAGCTTTCTATCATGCTTGACCAAGCTTTCAACAGAAACTGCCCCTATCTGCATGCACAAACTATGAATGATGAACAGTAGTATCGTATCATGACCTAAAGCTACCAGCTTAAAAGGACAAGGACAGAAAATGAAGTATTTGTCATCTGTAAGCATAAACTTGGCAATGGATAAATATACTCAAAACTAATAAAATGGCAATAAGATAATATGAATCTGTTCAGTAGACCTACTGTGAAAGTGGGAAATCTCCTCTGCATCCTCAGTTGACATTCAGATGATGTACCTCCATATAGATCCATAACAAAAATGCCTCCTCTTTTATTCAAGATACTCAGTGCATATTTGAAATATAAAACCAATTCCTGACGCTTATGCAGACAGCAACAGCTATAGTTAAAAGCACACACTATATCTCTTTCTGGGAGTCGAGTATCCTTCATCAACTTATGGCTAACACCAAGAAGACTACCCTGTGTACTAGAGATCACCAAAACTGCATCCGGGCCATCCTTGCAATCTTCTAATGTAATCCTTTGCCCAAGGTCTTGAGGATCAAAGTTCACCAACGTAGCCTGAAGAGGTTCCAAGACATTGCCATGAAACAAAAATATTCTGGAGTAGACATCGGCACCAACCTTGCTTAGATTGCTTTCCATGCACCATTTAAGTGCCTCAATGTCCAAATCCAGGCCTATAGCCGTTCTTCTTGCATCAGTACGAAGCCATTCTGTACTGCCAAAATCATAGAGTAGTGTTAATTTGCAACTATATGGATTAATGACCAAATTACTTGAACCAATTAACTAATTTTGAggataagaaaaacaaaaatctaatttcttatttttatgcTGAAGACTTATTTGGCATGCCTAGACCCTGACTACAGTTTTTTAAACCAGGAGCTAGCTATGGCTCAGAGtcatatttaaaatttacaacttcaaaagtacAATAAATCCAAATAAACAATAGTGCAAATCACAAGGAGCTCTAATGCGGTGCTCTTGAACTTCAATTAAGGGCGACCTTACTGA encodes:
- the LOC113779759 gene encoding uncharacterized protein LOC113779759; protein product: MGKHGKRLSQQQQQKQQRRGRRAFSYHNEEEEEQQYIEQRDSEENDDESQEEEEEEVEEDNEISQSPSNNDVPSKFLLYQQSVQSPKGDISYLQKFFLMYVGGRMPLHLQEDFCGTALLSTEWLRTDARRTAIGLDLDIEALKWCMESNLSKVGADVYSRIFLFHGNVLEPLQATLVNFDPQDLGQRITLEDCKDGPDAVLVISSTQGSLLGVSHKLMKDTRLPERDIVCAFNYSCCCLHKRQELVLYFKYALSILNKRGGIFVMDLYGGTSSECQLRMQRRFPTFTYIWEQAEFDVLQGKTRISLHFNLQNQKKKLRHAFSYSWRLWSLPEIKDCLEEAGFRSVHFWMRSMPNSKEIRNIDGFGVGRDIKYEEVTSFQQQDSWNAYIVGVV